Below is a genomic region from Panthera tigris isolate Pti1 chromosome E1, P.tigris_Pti1_mat1.1, whole genome shotgun sequence.
ACAcaggaaaatggaagaatatgCATGAATAGTTAATAGTAATTATTCCTGGGTAACCCATagaatttaatcttttaaataattaatgtgAGCATATGGCATAAAATTCAAGGCACGAAAGGACATTCAGAGAATAaggcttcctcctccttctcccagtcTGTTTCCCCACTCCAAGGTCAACTACTATTAGCTGTTCAGTGAAGATGGTGgtgttaatctttatttatttatttatgatggGTGTTAATCTTTAAATACTGTGATAGAGAGTACTTTTTCGAGGAGACTGTTCTGCCTGTAGTACTGAAACATTCATGTTACCAAATGTTATAGATAGGACAACGCTCCTATCCCCTTCATAAGTAACCACAATATTGGTCTTGGCCACGAGATACAGGAAGTAAAATTgtgttactttctttttcaaagaaaaaagaggactTACAGGCACCAAAGAACAACTagcagatttaaaaagaaagaacaaaaagaaatctccacaaaacaacaaaaggcTAGATCATCTCTAACAGAACGAGAACTCTGTGGGCTCCAATTTGGAAACAAGAACAAACCCCTCTCTTTAATACAGTAGTGTCTTCATAGATATTTTTGCTATAgggaaaattgcttttaaaaaatatttttaaaaaatatttattttcgacagagagagagagagagagagagagagtgagtaggggagaggtagagagagagggagacacagaatctgaagcaggctccaggctctgagctgtcagcacacagcctgacatggggctcaaactcacgaactgtgagatcataacctggaccaaggtcagtcacttaaccgactgagccacccaggcgcccctagggaaAATTGCTTTTGAAGGTTTAGCTTATTCATTAAATTCAGGATGTATTTTTCGCAGTCAACTagatggcgtgtgtgtgtgtgtgtgtgtgtgtgtgtgtgtgtgtgaaataaaagGCAGCCTGAGTTCCGTTCAGGTGCTTACCACCTACTCTGAGGAGACAAGGTACCACATATAACTGTTATACCATTAATTCTAAAGCATGATAAAGCAAATGTCAgaacgtggggtgcctgggtgcatGCTACTGAACACAGaggacacaacacacacacatccacatagGCTTTTTACCTGAGTGGTTAAAATATCACTCTGAGAGGACACCCCTGAACAGTCTTCAGAGAGGCTTGTTTCACTCTCGTACCCAGATGCCGCTTCACCttaaatgatgataaaaatagcTTCAGATGTGAAAACAGCACATACTGCAACTCGTATCCTTCTCTTCCCATTGGTGGGACAAATTTCACTTTCATGTCATGCAAAATGATTACATTCCTTGTTTTGGGACACCTGAATTTCCTATTGGAAATCATAACAATGAAAACTAGAAACAAGTCCCCCAACAATTATATCTCATTCAAACAGAGATGTTCTAGCTGGGTAAAGGACTTTTAAGGAAAGGCACCTTAGGAGGAACATGTATAAAGTTTAAGAAGCAGTTACTTTAGTTGCACTTGTAAACTTGTCAACTATACTCTCCCAAAAGGCATCAACATGTAGCTCATTTCTATACTACAGATGGTGGCAAACACAAAAACCTGGTTCCAATACCTAAGTTTGAATCCACACTCTGCTCTTCTTCGTGATTATCCTCTTCCAGGCCAGGTTCCCTTTCATCATCATATGAAACCAATTCCTCATCACTCAGAACGTCCACATTTTTGGACTGATGCCTCACTTGTTTGGAAGGAGGATCAAACATCAAGAAAGGATCCTGGGTATTTGTATTAACAGCCGAGTCTTCCGATGCACTGCACTGTGAAGAAAATAAGCTACCGGAACACCTCGCTTCCTCACTAAGGTGATGTTCCTGGGACTCCTTTGCTGATGTTACCTGGTTACTGCAGTCATGTAAGCTATCCTTCAATGATTCTAGGTTCGCCCCTGTTTTCTTAGACAGACCCTCCGTGGCAATGGCATTATGGCTGGTAGACTGAGAAGGTATACTGGTTGCTTTACCAAATAGTAAGTGTTGGAAGCAGGGAAGCTCTTCCTCCTCACTAGACACGTTCTCTTCTGAGGACTGTAACTTCCTGGTCTCTGTTTGGTGACCCTGAGCCAGATGTGTATGGTCTAAAGGGCTAGGGCTCCTTCTGAATTCTCCTTTCTGGACACTCTTGCCAAAAACAGCAGATCTTTCCTTAGCACTTTCAGCAAAGctgatttttccctttatttcagcACCATTTAATAGATCATTGGGTGTCTCAGAACAAACCTGAGAAGCACGGCTACTTTCCATAGGTTGTTCTACATTATCGGAAATTAGACATGGAGAAAAATCTGCATTAACAGACTGAACTactccttcattttctccttgccttttcatttctggACATTTACAATTACTTATAGGAAGACTTTGCTCATAGACTTCAGGTTGCATAAGACCTAACCTGAGCATAGCACTTAACTTAGGTCCTCGGTTTCTACCCAGTTCTGTTTGAATGTTTTCACCACTGGAACCTACTTCATTAATGCTAGAGCCTACTTCATTAGCACTGGAACCTACTTCATTAACACTGCTTGAGCTAACttctttaaaagtgttttctctAATGTTATTTTGGCTAATTGTGCTCACTGTACTTTGAATGACGCTCTCATTTCCCACGGCTCTTCCAGGTGACATTGAACGCTGCTCAAACTTTTCCTCTGACAGGTTTTTCTTACATACAGCATTAACAGATGATCTGATGGGAGAAAGTGGTGGTATATGATAAGGATTTTTTGAAATGTCATGGTTATTTGCAATAAAGAGTTCAGTTTCATTGCCTCTGAACTGAGATGACTGACAGAGCCCAGGGACTCCTTTTATGCTACATTTGGCATAATCACCTGGCTTCTCCACTTTCTGACTGACTGCAGAAAAGCCTGCAGTTGCACGGACTGCCTGCACGTGCTTGATTTCAGACTGTTTCTTtccctgattttcttctttttgttcatATTCAAGAGCAACTTTTGGACTTTGTTTCCTTAAGGACGTGGAACGGGCCCAGACTGTAGCACATTCCTTTTCTGGATTTCCTGGATTTGAAAACAGAGCAAATGACTGACGTTTTGAAACCTTGAACGTATTGTATAAATACTGCGTATCGAGttcattctcttccatttctatACTTGTCTCCTGAGTATGGTTATCTTCACGTCTCAGAGGATCTGTAAAACCCTCTGTGCCATTTCTAGTATCTTTGGAACAACCATGGATAGCTTCCTTGGGGTTTTCAATTACTGCACACAGACTCACATGTTGATTTGGTGCTGTTTTTGCCTTCCCTAGGGTGTCAGCTTCCAGTAATGAGATACTATCCTGAGTGCCATAATCGGCATCAGGTACCAATGAAATACTGGTACTCTCTATAGATCTTTCAGTTTGCAAACTTCTTCCTCCACTCGATACCAGCTCTTTGGGATCTCTGGTCCTATCAGACACGTGAATCGTTCCTCGGCTCTCTTCTAGTTCTTCTCTTTGAATGCCAGGGTTGACAAACTCTTGAAGTGTATTAGAACTTGAACAGTTAGTAAAAACCCCAGGTATGTTTGTTAAATTTAGCTCTGGAAAAGTGTTACTGgcaagtcttttatttatttgttcatttggctTGTTACGCTTCTTGGCTCCAGGTGCAGGTTCTTTATTTTCCACGAGTTGAAGTGTTTTGCTGTGTCTGACTAGCATTTGTTCCGAACTTTTTCTTTTCACCATCTCTTCACTGCTAGAACAGCTATCAATCTGTAGTTCGGTATGATCAGGTGGGCTTGGATTTCTATTGACTACTAATTCCAGCGCATGCATGTGCCTGGTAGAGGACTTCCTCCTCAGCCTGTTCTCCTTAGGTGCCCTTGAACTGTGGCTATTTAATTCTGATTCCATATTACTTATACTGCTGCTTATTGGTTCAGCTTTGGTTCTAAAAGCAGATTCTTTTTCCAATGATTCTGTTGGCTtagcatttttctctttctgaacatAATCACCTTTTGTCCCATTCTCAGGACCATTATTTGTTATATTCATCACATGACCATTTTGCCCTATTCGATCAGTTCCCTCAATTAGCTTTTCAGGAGTCTTTTGAACAATGGCCAAATctactttcttgataaaatcctCAGGATGAAGGCCTGCTGTAGATCTCCTTTTACgctttgttttatttgtgagGGGATGGGCTTGTGTTATCTGAGGTTCTATAGCACATGCTCCTATAATGAGATCTTCACTTGTGTGGCTCAAATTAGGAAGGCTTGCCTTCCTCCGATAggttttcccaaatattttatcttcaataTTACTCTCTACTGGTTTGGTGTGGACTCTTTCACTTTCACATATCAAAGCATCATGAGGATCACTGGCCATTAAGTCTATTTTCTCAGAAGAACCAGAATATCCATCCACTTCATTTGGAACTTCTACTGCACCAGCTACTCCAGGATTCGATTCAGATCCCCCATCATGTGAGTCATCAGAAGTTAACATTTCATCACTTCTGGAAAACCACTCGTTAACTTTCTGTATGCTACTATTCAGTGTTATCCAAGGTACATCTTGGGAATCTCTAGGACTGTCAGAGCATGGAGATTTCTGCTTACTCAGTTTTCTCCTACACAGGGGATCAGCATTCAGAACTACCTTTTTCTCTGTGCTGGGAGTCTGCCTATCATTACGTGTTTCCTTACTTTCAGCCCATCTGCTCTGTTGGCTCCTTGCTACGCCAGGCTGTTTGCTTTCATTACAGAATTCAGCCTTTTCTACATTCATTCTGTCTTTAGTGAGTAATAAACTGCTGTTCTCATGCTGTAATGAGCTGGCATGAGTATTTGTGGCACATGGCTCCACATGCAAGTTTGAAACAGAAATACCCTGATACTTTTCTGGATGCTTTTCAGTTGCATGCTTCTCAGTGGTGGTCAAATCTTTATTACTGGGTTGACGATGTTCAATATTTGTTATCTCCTCAGAAAATTCACAAGAGgctgaaaggatacaaaaacaaggtGCTTAAAAACTGAATTATCATGAAAAAATAATGTCCTTCATACAACTTGCAGGATAGAAATAAAGCAACTGGCTATTTTTAGAGAAACTAACCTCATAAACCACCAAATATACTGAAGATGTAGCTCATGCCCTTTCccagaatttctatttatctAGATTCTCCTTATTTCCACTCaagatacttaaaattttaatttcagaattccCCTTATTCATAAAACATACCTCCTACTTCTGTAACCTCTGACAATGAACTTAAAGCAGACTGGGCATCAGACATACAGTGCTCTATCTTCAGATTCATACTCTATTTAAATACCAGTATACAAAAGGTGAAATATAAACAtatcaattaaaagtaaaaggcaacaaTCAGTTACACAGGCTACTATTATAATCACATCAGTCTAGTGCCATTGAAATAGATCAGGCTGTACCatgacatttgaaaaagaaagatattctaACTCTGCCAAGAGATGTTGTGAATTATAAATGTCCCAAATGGTCTTCAGAATAATCTAATTACAGTACTGAATCCACCCATTCTCTCTTCATTGACCATTAAGTTGGGAAGACTTGTCATTACCCTTTTTTGCAGGATTCAAACTGGCTTCAGCTCTGGCTCCTTGAGGGGTGATTCCTAACAATTCGTCATCTCCCACACTATAGAGAAGAGATAGAAGCCTTAATGCAAAATGCTAGTTACATGCTCACAGAGTTGTCAAATGAGCAAGATCAAGTATTTTAGCTCCTCTAGGTACTATTGCAATAAGCTGATCAATTTAATTCACTTTCTGAAATTTGCTCTTTCCTTTAGTAACTTCCAGTTATAGTGAAATGGTCAAAGACTAAAGAAGGAAACACATTCACAAAAATCAGAGTAGTGTGGATACATTGCTTTACGGATGTGCAAAAGAGAACCAAAATTTAAATGGTAGCCGAACAACAGCCAAAAGATGGTAGAGAAAAATAcccaatgaaatttaaaagtgtatgttaatgaggggcacctgggtggctcaattggttaagtgtccgactttggctcaggtcatgatctcacagttcacaagttcaagccctgtgtcgggctctgtgctgacagctcagagcctggagcctgctacagattctgtgtctccatctctttctgcccctcccttgctcgtgctctgtctctcaaagaaaatgaataggggcgcctgggtggctcagtcggttaagcgtccgacttcaactcaggtcacgatctcgcggtccatgagttcgagcccagcgttgggctctgggctgatggctcagagcctggagcctgcttcggattctgtgtctccctctctctctgcccctccccccgttcatgctctgtctctctctgtctcaaaaataaatgttaaaaaaaaaaaactaaaaaaaaaaaaaaaaagaataaatgttaaaaaaaaatatttttttaagtgtatcttaTTGAGAACGCAAGAGCAAAGATATTTAAACAAAGAGAGAGCACTGGGATGGAGTAGACACTCCAATAGAATGCAACACTGCCTCTGTGCTTCTTTTCCAACTAAAAATCATTTCCTCCCAATTGAGAGATTAGGAAAAAGTCATTCGTAAACAAGATCTGATTGGCAATGACAATCACCATAGATCACCAAAGCCACCACAGATCTTAGAGTCAGGCAATAATTCCTAAGGAAAGTAATTTGACAGGTAACCCAATTGGGGTGGCTTGTAGATTACTGTAGAACTGATGTAGACAAAGCTTAAGGGATAGATGgaattaaggaagagaaaaagaattgaaaattaaGTCCTTTAGTATTTTCATGAGCCAAAATTACCACTGTGTCAATACTACTGTTCAAGGAACTAAGTTAGAAATGACCATGGGCTGGAAGCAAGTTTGATTGGAGTTCTGTTATTTTAAACTCTACTAAGATAGGCTTTCTcagctataaaaacaaacaaccatcAAGGTCTATTCCAATGCTATGATCCTAATCGAAACACCAATCCTTAATACtaattaaacaaacacaaaaatgccGGCTTCATAGACAAACGCTCTCTTCAACTCACCTGAAATAACTTGCCTTATTCACTGTATCTTCAGAAGAATCAGATCCTAAAAAATTCCCCAGATGACCAATcaataaaaggatttttattaaAAGGGCTAAACTCAATAAATGTACTTGTTGCAAAACagatattcaagaaatattactGCACACTCACTATACACAAAATTTGCAGGCACAATGATACATATGGCAGCCAACACAGAGACGTAGTTACAAACACAGGATCTGACACCAGAATTCCTAAGGTTGAATCACAGCTCTGCCCCTTGCTAGTTTTGTTATCTTGGCAAAATGTCTTCACTTCTGTGTGCCTttatttcctcatgtgtaaaataagtataataatatTAACAACCTCAGAAGTTTGTCATGCATTTTAAATGAGTTATACAAATAAAGCCCAACAGTGCCTAGACCACATAAGTGGTCCTAAATATTCACTATTATagttactttgtttatttttatgacacaACATCTGTTGTCTTGGAACTTATGATCCTAAGACGGGAAAAGATTTACAAGTAATTTCAAGAGAATCTGGTAAGTGTGATGGTAAACATACAGTGGTGTTTGGGAGCCCAAAGACGACCGGTCATTCTTTCCCATTATAAAAACGTTCTAAAAGATAAGACAATCAGAGACCTGTTTGAACTGAGCTTGGCTTCTTAAAAGTCTTCCTAACCTAGTATAATGTATCTTGGATCCCTCTAAATGCTGTGGCCATCCCATTAGGTTATTTCTTATCCCTACTCTCCATCCTTCCAAAGCATATTTACACATGCTAGACAGccttccttttgctctttttataaaataagagtcTTCAAGGTGAGAGCTGCATCTTTTACATTATTTAGAACACACCATAAGgctggaaaaataatattttattttcactttccaaAGCTCCCTGCCATTGTACAAATTATGAGGATTTGGTATAACTATaagacaaataatccagcaaCTATTACTCTAAATTTACAAAATCTGTGTCTCTTACCCAATTCAATGTAGACAGACTTATTCTGTGGTTGTATCTGCTGCTTTGTCCTCAGAGATCTCACAATTCCAAAGTTAGAGAGTTGGACACTAAGACTGGTTTCCTGCTAAGCAGTAAAGAATGATCAACTATTTGTTGGCCagtcctgtgtttcttttcttaaagagaaacTCCAGGCCATGGACAAAATAGACGATCATAATTAGCTAACATATGACACCTGGAAAAAAACACTTGGCAAATTGCACATCAAAATGTACGAGTTATGTGTGGTTTGagtattttttcctctctctgttgttttaaacttCTCTAAACTGAATGTTTTATCTATGTCATTTTTTGaagtaaagaaaaacagattttgaatCTAATACTTTATATTATAGCATAGAAAGGGAATGAACTTCATTTAGTACACATCCCCAATCATATGTGATAACAGGGTTATGAATAAAAACCCAGCAATCCTAAGAACATTCAGAATGggtaagaatatttaaaactccAACATTATTCTGATgaaggtttccttctttttgagtCCTTAAACATCTACTGAAAAATGAATGCTGGTACCATGAGAACTATTACTTTAAGATCTACATTATTCATTCATATACAAGCAACAACAGAGCAAATCACTGCATTTTCTCTGACAATTGCATCTTTTAAATTGAAGTAATTTTCAAATggtaaaaactgattttttttccaggcaacttttcaaaggaaacaaattagGACATACTTCCTCATGCCTGGAGAATTACTGTAAgatggttattttaaaaactagcgagtagggtgcctgggtagttcagtcggttaagcgtctgactcagttttggctcaggtcatgatctcctgatttgtgagattaagccccgcgtaggctctgcactgttagagcacagcctgcttgggattccctctctccctctccctctgccccattctctttctctctctcaaaataaataaataaatattagaaaaaaaaaaaaaaaaactagcaagcTTAAAACTTAAAACCATCAGTGACCTTGCGGCTAATTTAGACAagcatcagaatggataaagcactaaagcaggggaagggcccaGAAGGTCTCTCTTGCCCACACTAGGTATAAAGACCTTCTCTTGGCTCTTCTAACTCTTGACCAACCACTTAATTTACCATCTTACCTTGTTTACTGACTTTTTATGTAAATCCACAAGCATCTAGCACCTTCACTAATTCACAACGCTCAATAAACAGATGTtactagaataaatgaaaatggctTTACCAAGCTAGGGTTTTCAGGTTCACTCTGTCGAAGTCTTTTAGCACGGTTTCGATAGCCCATACTTTGGATAATAGAAACCTCCTCCTTCAGATGCTCAGgagagttattttccttttttgaaaagttatagCTGTTTGCAACTGtgaattagaaaggaaaatgttatttttgtagttagaaaaaatatagtaattgtATCAAAGAACCAAGAGAAATTCTGTATATACTGTTTTGTTAAGACAATGCATTCAAGACTacctatcatttttttaatcaactttggaaattctactcctaggaaACACACAGACTGTCAAAgttatttctaatcttttttccCTACCTCAATACTAACAAATTTACCTATTAATACCATATTTCCCTAAATCTAAGATGCCAACAATGCAATATGCACCATTATTTTCTGTACCACTTAGAAAACACATTACATTAAGCACTAACACACCACAGGTGGTAAATTGCTCCCAATTTGGGAgatgtgaaatgtgaaaaatgcaCATCTCAGAACCTATAAAATAAGGGGTGAGACCAGtgggaataatttaaaaaataaatcaacagataAAGATTTAAAGTTAACCTAGACCAAAAGATCTTATTGCTtattcacagaagaaaataattgtgaaaaCTTCCCGAGTTTTAATGGACAACCACTTGAGAACTGGCCCCTAGGGCTATGCAACACTTACACTGCAATCCTGTGTCAAGCTCAAAAGCATGAATGATGTTCAACAGCTCTTCAACAAGTTGACTAAATCTTGTACTTTCCTGTAGGCTTCTGAAATTAAATTGATTGAGAAACATACTCAACAAAGGATGATCAACTTTTAAAGGACACTAAAATAAGGAaagacatgtaaacaaataaagtaaatgtagcaacagtagaaaaattatattcagaGAATACAGCTATTAGTGACATTACATATAATCAAACATCACCCACATCAGAAGGTACGTAGCAGTATCggttgttcttttctctctctctctctctctctctctctctctctctctcttttttggccATTCAAGCCTATCAAAAGCCTATAGCTATCTAAAATAATAGTACTCTGAATCCATAGTAGATATAAGTCTACTGCATAGAGAACTTCCCATTCTTAACACTTGAACCTCATCCACTCAACCTCCTAATTTGAGCTTTCAAGGATCTCTGTGAAATGATGATGACGTTATTTCAAAAGCACAGATGATAATGTCCGAAGAGAGATTTTGGTTTAGGAAAGTTGTAGGGcaatataattcatttatttaaatatctctgtgactactatgtgccaaacactgaaAAAACAGTGTTGACTGAGACAGAAAAAGCCAGTGCCCCAAAAGAACTTACATTCTGACCAGAGGGACCCACAATATGTAAACACACAGTGTGTGCGTAAATAATTAAGTGGAaacaaatgcaagaaaaataaaagcaggaccAGGAGACAATGAGGGCAAAATGATATAGTCCCACTTTAGATAAGACTACAAGTTCTTGTGCCATTCAGAAGCATTAGAAAGAGGCAATGAATTCCTAATACCTTTATAAGACAGATATACAATAAAACTTTCAAGAAAATgactttagaaataatttattctgTCAGCTGAATATCCATTTGTACATTTTTCTAGTGATGAATAGTTTGACAGGAACACCAATATATTATTAAGGAATTTCTACTTTTCCCTACTGTTGTTGCATCCAACCTCCCATCACTACCCAAATCAGATACCTTTTGGTTATATCATTCTTACACAAAGGACACTGTGAAGGCCCTTTCCTCTGGTTGAGAAGTTTCAGcatacaaaatctataaattataaggaatgaaaagaacacttcaagttactttttttttgtacagaGAGTACTCAAAAGGCAAACAGCCATGAAAAGATAATCTCACCACTGCCCTTAAGAGCCATTTTCAAGGTAATGGCAGGTGAATTACAACCAATGgctttctttaattgtttttagaTGCTGCATAAGCAGAAAACCAAACTACATAAGCAACGATCTATGAAAACTGAACTTACATGCATATGGCTTGCTGTTATGatcaaataaaacatattaaaaagttaatatggCATATTTAGTGATATATTCATAATTACATCATGCTGCATAATTAGATATAAGTGGTAAATAGTTTAAAACAATTGTAATTAGTTTAAAAACTCAGCACATcgctacaaagctatagtaaatcaagacagtgtgatattggcataaggacagacatatatATCGATGAAACAGAATTGAGAGTACAGAAAAACCCATGTAGCTaaggtcaattgattttcaacaatgaTTTTCACCAAgacaattaaatagaaaaaaaaaaaacagtcaacaaaTACCAACAAATAGTGCTAGGACAACtaaatattcacatgcaaaaagaaGAAGCTAAACTcctaatatataatacaaaaaaattaattcaaatggatCACAGAATTAAATGtgagaactaaaactataaatctttatgaccttgggttaagcaatgatttctttctttttttgagagaaagagcacgagagCGAGcttgtgcatgtgagcaggggaggggctgagggggagagagggtgaaagagagagagagagagagagagagagagagagagagagagagagagagaatcttaagcaggctccacactgggtgtgaagcctgacacaggactcgatctcacaaccatgagatctaagccacccaggcgactgagccacccgcacGTCCCagcaatgatttcttaaatacacaaataaacaaagaaaatgtccAGATACACTGGACTGtatgaaacttaaaaacttttgtgctacAAATACCATGAAGAAAGTGAAAGGCCAAttcacaaaatgggagaaaatatttgcaaatcttttaTCTGTTAAGAGACTTGTATTCaggatatacaaagaactcttacaactcaataataaacacagaaataacCCAActgaaaaattggcaaaggatttgaatagacattatctccaaaggagatatacaaacagtcaataagcacatgaaaagatgttcaatattatTAGCCATTAggagaatgcaaatcaaagccacaatgagatgctACTTTACGTCCACTAGGATGACTATACTCAAAAATAAGTACTacagaagatgtggagaaactcaaatcctcattcattgctggtgggaatagaaAACAaggcagccactttggaaaagtttggcaattccttaaaatattaaagagttaCCATAGGACTCTGCAACTCTACTCGTAGGTTTCTTCCctggggaaatgaaaacataagtccacacaaaacctgtacacaaatgttcagagcagcattattcataatagccaagaagcagaaacaatccaaatgtccataactgatgaataaatagataaaacgtGGTATATCcactcaatggaatattattcagccataaaaaagaacaaagtactaGGGTGCCTGCTTGggtaagcatgtgactcttaatctcagggttttgagtttgagccccacattgggtatagagattacttaaagataaaatctttataattttttaaaaatatttatttgaaagagtgagagcaagcaagagcaggagagagacagacagagagggagacaaagaatccaaagcagggtctgggctgacagcagagaacccgatatggggctggaactcacaaaccatgagattatgacctgagccgaagtcagatgcttaatcgactgagccacccaggtgaccctaaaatctttatttttttactttttttaaaaaaagtagctGCCATgcttaatgtggggcttgaactcatgatcctgagatcaagtcacatgctctactgactgagccagccaggcatcctgaaaattaaatcttttttatttttattttttaaatttatatatttttga
It encodes:
- the BRCA1 gene encoding breast cancer type 1 susceptibility protein isoform X4 yields the protein MDLSADRVEEVQSVLNAMQKILECPICLELIKEPVSTKCDHIFCKFCMLKLLNQRKGPSQCPLCKNDITKRSLQESTRFSQLVEELLNIIHAFELDTGLQFANSYNFSKKENNSPEHLKEEVSIIQSMGYRNRAKRLRQSEPENPSLETSLSVQLSNFGIVRSLRTKQQIQPQNKSVYIELGSDSSEDTVNKASYFSVGDDELLGITPQGARAEASLNPAKKASCEFSEEITNIEHRQPSNKDLTTTEKHATEKHPEKYQGISVSNLHVEPCATNTHASSLQHENSSLLLTKDRMNVEKAEFCNESKQPGVARSQQSRWAESKETRNDRQTPSTEKKVVLNADPLCRRKLSKQKSPCSDSPRDSQDVPWITLNSSIQKVNEWFSRSDEMLTSDDSHDGGSESNPGVAGAVEVPNEVDGYSGSSEKIDLMASDPHDALICESERVHTKPVESNIEDKIFGKTYRRKASLPNLSHTSEDLIIGACAIEPQITQAHPLTNKTKRKRRSTAGLHPEDFIKKVDLAIVQKTPEKLIEGTDRIGQNGHVMNITNNGPENGTKGDYVQKEKNAKPTESLEKESAFRTKAEPISSSISNMESELNSHSSRAPKENRLRRKSSTRHMHALELVVNRNPSPPDHTELQIDSCSSSEEMVKRKSSEQMLVRHSKTLQLVENKEPAPGAKKRNKPNEQINKRLASNTFPELNLTNIPGVFTNCSSSNTLQEFVNPGIQREELEESRGTIHVSDRTRDPKELVSSGGRSLQTERSIESTSISLVPDADYGTQDSISLLEADTLGKAKTAPNQHVSLCAVIENPKEAIHGCSKDTRNGTEGFTDPLRREDNHTQETSIEMEENELDTQYLYNTFKVSKRQSFALFSNPGNPEKECATVWARSTSLRKQSPKVALEYEQKEENQGKKQSEIKHVQAVRATAGFSAVSQKVEKPGDYAKCSIKGVPGLCQSSQFRGNETELFIANNHDISKNPYHIPPLSPIRSSVNAVCKKNLSEEKFEQRSMSPGRAVGNESVIQSTVSTISQNNIRENTFKEVSSSSVNEVGSSANEVGSSINEVGSSGENIQTELGRNRGPKLSAMLRLGLMQPEVYEQSLPISNCKCPEMKRQGENEGVVQSVNADFSPCLISDNVEQPMESSRASQVCSETPNDLLNGAEIKGKISFAESAKERSAVFGKSVQKGEFRRSPSPLDHTHLAQGHQTETRKLQSSEENVSSEEEELPCFQHLLFGKATSIPSQSTSHNAIATEGLSKKTGANLESLKDSLHDCSNQVTSAKESQEHHLSEEARCSGSLFSSQCSASEDSAVNTNTQDPFLMFDPPSKQVRHQSKNVDVLSDEELVSYDDEREPGLEEDNHEEEQSVDSNLGEAASGYESETSLSEDCSGVSSQSDILTTQQRDTMQDNLIKLQQEMAELEAVLEQHESQPSNSSPALITDSYAPEDLFNPEQNTSEKVLTSEKSSDCLISQNPESLSADKFQVSLDSSTSKTKEPGMRRSSPSQSRLLDTRQCVHSHSSSLQSTNCLSQKELIKAVDGEELQLTKSEPRDFMEQSYMPRQDLEGTPYFESGISLFSDDPESDLSVDRAPEPVHVSSMPTSTSALKLPQFQVEESAKSTAAVHITNTAGYNKREDIEGKEKPETMSSTKRVNKRISMVASGLTPKELVLVQKFARRHQITLTNVISEETTHVIMKTDAEFVCERTLKYFLGIAGGKWVVSYFWVTQSIKERKMLDEHDFEVRGDVVNGRNHQGPKRARESRDRKIFGGLEICCYGPFTNMPTDQLEWMVRLCGASVVKRPSLFTLSKATHPVVVVQPDAWTEDSGFHAIGQMCEAPVVTREWVLDSVALYQCQELDTYLIPQIPRATADLSQPCV